The sequence CTTTTGGACGATGCTGTTGAGCGCCTGGTGGTAAATGACGAAACCAAGCAGCGGTTTCAATCCTTAGTGGGGAATATAGTTAAGCTCTATAAAGCTATTTTGCCTGACCCCAAAGCTTCTGAGTTTGCCAAGCAGAAAAATCTTTTTGCCTGTATTTCCGATAAAATCCGGTCACTGACCCCGCCGGCAGACATTTCTGACATCATGGGTGAAATTGAAGAAGTTCTTGACCAGTCTATTGCCAGTGAAGGGTATATCATCCACGAAGCTCCTGCCGGGTACAATACAAAAGTTGATTTGAGCCAGATAGATTTTGAAGCTTTGCGAAAATTCTTCGACAAGTCCAAGAAGCATACGGAAGTCGAAAAACTGAAAGGTTTAATCAACGCCAAATTAAACAAGCTCGTACGCCTTAATAAAAGTAGAATTGATTTTGCCGAGAGGTTCCAGAAACTGATTGACGAGTACAATAGTGGCTCCCTTAACGTGGAATTGATGTTTGATAAACTGCTTGCCTTCGCCAAGGAGCTCACCGAGGAAGAAAAGCGCGGCCTGGCGGAACAGCTTACAGAGGAAGAACTTGCCCTGTTCGATATCCTTACTAAGCCTGAACCCAAATTGACCGACAAGGATAAGGCACAGGTGAAGAAAGTAGTTAGGGAACTCTTAGATACTCTCAAAAGGGAGAAGCTGGTTCTCGATTGGAGAAAACGCCAGCAGACCAGGGCAGTAGTTCTGATAACGATACAGGATTTCCTTGACCGGGAACTGCCGAGAGCATACACCCCAGAAATATTTAACCGGAAGTGCGACCTTGTGTATCAACATATCTACGATTGCTACTATGGTGCAGGACAAAGCATATACAGTCGTGCGGGGTAGAAGCTGATAGTTGGCGGAGCAAGAAAGGGTGAGACATATGAAAGCTCGTTCTAAAGAACTGCTCGATCGCTCGATAGCTGCCATGGTGGCAGCTATTGATGTTTACAACAAACCCGATTTTCCTTATCGAGCCGAATCTTTTACTATCCTTGCCCTGAACAGCTGGGAACTTCTGCTAAAAGCCAAGTGGTTAGCTGATCATGATAATAGAATGAGTAGCCTATATGTTCCTGAAAAGGGTTCAAAGAAGCGCACGACTTATAAGAGAACCCGGTCAGGTAATCGGCAAACTCATAGCTCCGATTATTTGATCAAGAAACTCGTCGAAACCAAGGCTCTTGATGAAAATGCCCGCCGTAATCTGGAAGCTCTTACAGAACTGCGGGATACTTCGGTACACTTCTATCACCGATCAGGAACCCTTGCTGAGATTTTGCAGGAACTGGGCATGGCCTGCCTAAAGAACTTCGTTTCAGCGGGGATGAGTGGTTTGGTAAATACCTATCGAAATTCAATTTTTATCTTATGCCGCTTTCATTTGTAAATCCTCCCAGTTTT is a genomic window of Thermosinus carboxydivorans Nor1 containing:
- a CDS encoding DUF3644 domain-containing protein encodes the protein MKARSKELLDRSIAAMVAAIDVYNKPDFPYRAESFTILALNSWELLLKAKWLADHDNRMSSLYVPEKGSKKRTTYKRTRSGNRQTHSSDYLIKKLVETKALDENARRNLEALTELRDTSVHFYHRSGTLAEILQELGMACLKNFVSAGMSGLVNTYRNSIFILCRFHL